From the Candidatus Omnitrophota bacterium genome, the window CGCTTATGAGCATGCCGGAGGGAAGGGGTCCGATAACGAGAGGCTCGAGTTCCTCGGTGACGCGGTCCTCGGGTTGGTGATAAGCGGCACTATCTTCAAGCGGTTCCCGGATTTCCTCGAGGGAGAGATGACCCGGATACGGTCGGCGCTCGTAAGCCGCCCGACCCTGGAAGGCCTGGCCAGGAAGCTCGGGCTCGGAGAGATGATCCTGCTCGGAAAAGGAGAAGCGGCGAGCGGCGGCGCCGAACAGTCGAGGAACCTTGTGGGCGCGTATGAGGCCGTGATAGGGTCCATCTATATCGACGGGGGCTTCAAAAAAGCCGGAAAATTCATCGAGGGCCAATTTAAGGCGGAATTGAAGAGGATCTCGGAAGGCGGCACCACTAAAGATTATAAATCGGTCCTCCAGGAATATACTTCGAAAGCCTACAAGGCCACCCCGAAATATACGGTAGTATCCGAAGAAGGGCCGGAGCACAGGAAACATTTCGAGGTCGCGGTCCTCTTCGGCGGGATGGCGCGCGGGAGGGGAGAAGGGAAGAACAAAAAATCGGCGGAACAGGACGCCGCCTATAAAGCGCTTTTTAACGAGGGCTTGCTTGACAAAATGGCTGAGGAGAAGTAAAATCACATAACATGCAGATCAGACCGATACAATCCAGGGACCAGAAGCAGGTAAAGGAGTTGATCAGCGGCATACTCTCCAAAGAGTTCGAGTATGGGCATAACGCTTATCCTTACGGCGACCTCGATTCGATAGGCAAGGTCTACGGCGGAAAGAGGGAGCAATTTTTCGTGATAGAGGATAACGGCGAGATAGCCGGGACCGTCGGGATCAAGGAGGAGTCGAAAAATACCGCCATCATAAGGCGGCTCTTTGTCAGCCCTTCATTCAGGAAGAAAGGATTCGGAGGCCTGCTCATAGACAGGGCCCTGGATTTTTGCAAAGAAAAAGGTTATCGCGAAGCGGTCTTCCACGCCGCGACAACTATGAAGAGCGCGATCAAATTGTGCGGGAGCAGGGGTTTCAAGGAGGACCAGAAGCTCGTCTCCGGCGGCATCGACATAATAAAATTTGTAGTCACTTTCTGAGGCCAAATTGTTCTGGAAAAAATCGGATAAAACGGATAAGAGCGTAAAGAACCTCTCGGAAAAAGATATCCAGAGGCAGCTTTACGGGGATTACCTCGGCAAGGTGGAGGTGATGGATTCCTCTTTTATCGTAAAGGAAAATGAAGAGGCGCCGATACAGGAAAAACCCGACGCGAAAATGAAGAAGGAGCTTAATTCCGAACTGGAAGAATTAAAAGGCGAGTTCAAACGGCTTCAGGGCGAGGTCAACAGGCTTAAGAAAGACAAGGAATCGCTCGAGCGCCCGGAGATATGGTTCAAGCCGCCTTTCCTTAAGACCAGGCAGCTGGTGGTGATCGGGTCCATCGTGGTCCTTATCTTAGCGGCTTACGGATCATTCTTCGCCGTAAAATTGTTCATATCGAAGGTCAGCCATAAAGAGCCTGTCCTTTCCGAAACCGCGGTCTCTAAAAAAGAGACCGTTCCTTCCAAAAATACAGCCGTAAAAAAATCCGTTAAAAAGGTAAAAGGTAAGAAGCCTTAACCCGGAGTAAGGGTCAATCCAATTTCAGGACGAAACCCTGGCCTGTCACCTCATCCAGCATCTCGACGCTGCTATTATGGATCTTTACTATCCTGGCTCCTTTTATTGAGGCGCCCTCCTCGAGGATCCTGTTCTCTATTATGGCGGCCGGTTTACCCGCGCCATAGACTATCCCGCTGAGGGTCAGGCGGGGATTTGACAGTTTTGTTATGAAACTGCCGAGGGGGGTAACTTCCTGTTTTGAGGGAGCGGGAGAGGGGACCGTAGAGTATCCTTCGGCGGCCGGTCTGCTGTTTGTTTCATGGGAAGACGAAAGAGATGCGATAACGTTGTTCGCTTCGGTTGTCGGGTTCTGCGACCCGCCCTGCGGGAGCGTCAAAAATGCGACAAGGCCGACGATCACGATCGCCGCCGCGGCCATCAGCATTGTCCTCGAAAGGTTAAAACCGCCGCTGTCAGAGACCCCGGCTGCCTCCTCGATCTTTTCTTCCCGGATTTTGGCCGTAGTTCCGGCGGCAAGCGGCGGGGTATTACCGTCCGCAGACGCCTTTTTTAAGGCTTCCAGTATTATGCTCATATTTTTACATACCCCTCGATCTCTTCAACGGAACGCTTTATCATGTCCAGAGTCATTGTTTTTGTCTCCATGGAGAATCCCAGAAGTAATACCCTGTCGCAGATGAGGTTTATCAATCTCGGCACGCCTGAGGAGTATTCATAGATCTCTCCCAGGGCATCCGGCTCGAATGTTATGTTCCCGTCGGCGCCCGCGACCCGCAGGCGGTGGTAAATATAATCGCCCAATTCGGTCCTGTCCAGGGGAAGGATATGATACCTTACCGCGATCCTCTGCCTGAGCTGTTCCAACTCGGGGGAATCAAGCTTTTCCTTCAGCTGCGGTTGGCCGACGAGGACTATCTGGATCAGTTTTTCCTTGTCGGTCTCAAGGTTGGAAAGCAGCCTTATCTGTTCCAACTGGGCCGCCTTGAGGTTTTGCGCCTCATCGATGATAAGGACCACATTAGAGCCGGCTTTAAGTTCCGCGATCAGGAACTTGTTGAGCTCGGTAAGGAGGCTTATCTTGGTCTTTGGCTTTGGCGCGAGGCCCAGGTCGGTGACTATGGCCAGTAAGAGCTGCATCTCCGGAAGGTTTGAGTTAAGGATAAAGGCGGTCTTCGTATTTTTGTCGAGCTGGCCCAAGAGGGCGCGGCAAAGGGTGGTCTTGCCTGTGCCGATCTCGCCGGTTATCTCAAGGAATCCCTTTCTTTCTTTTATGC encodes:
- a CDS encoding AAA family ATPase, with protein sequence MKITKSVFSGFLEVLRVYESFFGLKERPFNVTADPNFLFFSKKHREAFDHLIYGIKERKGFLEITGEIGTGKTTLCRALLGQLDKNTKTAFILNSNLPEMQLLLAIVTDLGLAPKPKTKISLLTELNKFLIAELKAGSNVVLIIDEAQNLKAAQLEQIRLLSNLETDKEKLIQIVLVGQPQLKEKLDSPELEQLRQRIAVRYHILPLDRTELGDYIYHRLRVAGADGNITFEPDALGEIYEYSSGVPRLINLICDRVLLLGFSMETKTMTLDMIKRSVEEIEGYVKI
- the rnc gene encoding ribonuclease III, with the protein product MADKSRSSELKKFERRIKYAFRNKRLLAQALVHRSYAYEHAGGKGSDNERLEFLGDAVLGLVISGTIFKRFPDFLEGEMTRIRSALVSRPTLEGLARKLGLGEMILLGKGEAASGGAEQSRNLVGAYEAVIGSIYIDGGFKKAGKFIEGQFKAELKRISEGGTTKDYKSVLQEYTSKAYKATPKYTVVSEEGPEHRKHFEVAVLFGGMARGRGEGKNKKSAEQDAAYKALFNEGLLDKMAEEK
- a CDS encoding GNAT family N-acetyltransferase, whose amino-acid sequence is MQIRPIQSRDQKQVKELISGILSKEFEYGHNAYPYGDLDSIGKVYGGKREQFFVIEDNGEIAGTVGIKEESKNTAIIRRLFVSPSFRKKGFGGLLIDRALDFCKEKGYREAVFHAATTMKSAIKLCGSRGFKEDQKLVSGGIDIIKFVVTF